Part of the Pseudarthrobacter sp. L1SW genome, GCCTTTGTCCCGGTCTTGCTGAAATTGCCGGCAGGAGCTCCGGAGGTGCCGGATCCGGCACCCGGTACGTCGGCAGCACCGGACTCAGGCGGCTCAAGGTTGGACGGCGCACCGCTAAGTGCCGCGTCGAGCTTCTTCAGCAGTGCCGCCTCGGGGGCGTGGTCCTTCTCCGGGTAGCGCACGGGGCGGAACCTGCCCAGGTGCTTTTCGCCGACGTGCTCCACGATGCCCAGGGAGGCCATCCCCTCATAGACGCGCTGCACTTCGGCGCGTCCCTCAAGCACCGAGACCCACCACCGGGGAGTGTGCGGCCGTGATTTGCCGCGGATGAGCTCCAGCTCGTGCTGAAGGTCGGTTTCCGGCGCAGTGCCCGCAGCCCGGACATGCTTGCCCTGCAGCTCGATTGCGCCGAGCAGGTCCAGTTCGGCAAGGACCGCCCCGGCCAGCGTGGTCCGCAGTGCGAACACCGGGACTTCGGGTTTGCCGGTTGTGTCGTTGGTGGCCAACAGCAGGAATGCCTGGGGAAGGTTCAGTTCCACCGCTTGGGATGTTTCAGCGTCCATGGCAACATGGTGCGCCCATCCGGCGGAGACTGCTACGGCCGAAGTACCTAGGTTTCCGGCTGGAACCGCATTCCTGAACCACACCCAAAGGGACGCGGACGACGGCGGGACGTCCCGCCGTCGTCCGCTTGCGTGTCGCATCGGGAGGGGTCGCCGGTGGGCGGCGTTGCTGGCACACTGGCCCCATGAACGAGGCACTTTCACCCTCCCGCAGGCCTGGCATCCGCGCAGCGATGTTTGTTGATTTCGACAACGTCTTTACCGGCCTGCAGGCGCTGGATCCGTTGGCGGCGAAGCGGTTCGCCGAGGACCCCAAGCATTGGGCCGACGCCTTGTCCGCCGGGGGTTCCGGAGAGGGGCCGCGCCGCTTCCTGATCCGCAACTGCTACCTGAACCCGATGGTGTACTCGAAGTACCGGACGTACTGGACCCGCGCCGGCTTCCGCGTGATCGACTGCCCGTCGCTGACGCAGCGGGGGAAGAGCAGCACGGACATCAACCTGGTGCTGGACGCAATGGACGCGCTCTCCGGAAGCGGCGGCATCGAAGAGTTCTTCATTGCTTCGGCCGATGCCGACTTCACGTCCCTGATCCAGCGCTTCCGTGCCGCTGACCGGATGACAACGGTCATCGCGGCCGGCGCGGTGGCTTTCGCTTACCGGGAGATGGCGGACCACGTGGTGGAATCCCACGATTTCGTTGCGATCCTCAACGGGACCACCGCGGAGCCCATCCATGCCGTGGCCTCTGCGAAACAGCCGCAGGTTCAGGCTGCAGCCAAGGCGAAAACCAAAGCCAGCTCGCCCGCCATCCGCGAGGTCCTGGAGTTCGTACGCTCCGCGCCGGGGCCGGTGGTGGGCGCGATGGTGGCCCACCGGGCGCTCACGGCGGACCCTTCCCTGAAGA contains:
- a CDS encoding GPP34 family phosphoprotein, whose translation is MDAETSQAVELNLPQAFLLLATNDTTGKPEVPVFALRTTLAGAVLAELDLLGAIELQGKHVRAAGTAPETDLQHELELIRGKSRPHTPRWWVSVLEGRAEVQRVYEGMASLGIVEHVGEKHLGRFRPVRYPEKDHAPEAALLKKLDAALSGAPSNLEPPESGAADVPGAGSGTSGAPAGNFSKTGTKAPEPRTIALIALLQAAGLLGKLFPDADRVRASELAKDYWPSRAVEDELRMIRLAEEEAANL
- a CDS encoding NYN domain-containing protein yields the protein MNEALSPSRRPGIRAAMFVDFDNVFTGLQALDPLAAKRFAEDPKHWADALSAGGSGEGPRRFLIRNCYLNPMVYSKYRTYWTRAGFRVIDCPSLTQRGKSSTDINLVLDAMDALSGSGGIEEFFIASADADFTSLIQRFRAADRMTTVIAAGAVAFAYREMADHVVESHDFVAILNGTTAEPIHAVASAKQPQVQAAAKAKTKASSPAIREVLEFVRSAPGPVVGAMVAHRALTADPSLKTDWGGFGKFGTWVSQIGKDVEYSAAQGGWVWDGKRFSVEDLPVPAEQQPGIEEQVTRVTDVPALSSAQFRQIFQSMAARLREHPLNRTELSRQVRDDCVSAGQPVSRNAVSFVLQGLTYANFQLSDEATAEELAAAWTANVEELCRVALLEFDAAEKLAVRRWASGGLLEA